The following nucleotide sequence is from Diospyros lotus cultivar Yz01 chromosome 3, ASM1463336v1, whole genome shotgun sequence.
aATAATTCTTTTCTTGCTTTGGATTATTAATGGATGGTTTtggattatatatattgttgtttctCACTAATAAATTAACTTCCTTCATATTTTTCTTGTGttacatttaaaatttcaatagaACATATTGTCCAATATTTAATGTTGTCAGCAAAAAGTTTCTGGATCCACCACCCCCAAGCTTACTGCAGTgcttttgttttgagttttagaTTTTACTAAATAGATATCACCTCTTAGGGACACCTAAATGAGATGTAGTAATGTTCATACCCAAATTTTGTGATGCTGGAGACTAGTAGAATGAAGGTTTGATTTTCCATATTTTAGGCCAACTGAATTCGGTGTGTAGTTGTGGTGTGGGAAATATGTGGGTgactgaattttgaaattggcCAAATGATTTGTTTTTGCTCCGCATATTCCTGTAGAATGATGTGTAAACAAAATGTATGCGGAACAAGGGTTTGCAGCTCAACACATGCACTTgaatatttttacttattttttgacACAAGCATTTGCAGTTTGAAGCTTTGTTTGGATGTTTTTTTCATCTTGCTGTTGCACTTGACATTGGGATTTTGTAATGCTATtgacttttatatatttatgctcAAACAGGGAAAAAGTTATAGCTAACATTTTCTGAAAGTGAAGCGGAAGCAGATGTCATTGTTAGCTGGGGCTCTGGTGTGTTCTGGACTCTTTAACTGTGTAGTGGAATCCTACATGAATTAGCAGCTTCAGATTAATATGTTTGAAGGAATTGGAATTTGGAGGGGACCTAActgtattatataaaaaaatttcttatttatggtgTACATATTAGTTATTCTGCTACCAATTGTAATATTCATGCCTGCTATTAACTTGTGTTGTCTATGTGGatatttttgagtaaaattaACTATGTCTATGTGAATGACAAGAGCATTGTCAATCTTTCTATGTCGTAGAGTAGAAATGGAAGATCTGGCATCTGGGGCTAGGTAGGGGTTTTTATTGATTTTGCTGTTAGGTTGTTCTACGAGTTTTTAGAGTGTTAGTTTTTCTGGATTGTGGAGACTCTCTGGTACCACCGCAAAACAACTTTCAGTTCAACAGGTCTCAGTGCTAAGCAGTGACTGATGTTTTGATTTAGGCTTAGTTTGGCtaggcttttttttttagagtttttaagTTGTGTAGTGTTTAAGCTGTTTATAGCATTTAAGTtgggtagtgtttaagttgataatgtgtttggataattataattttaaactattagttaatagttatatgtttggtttgaaagagtTGATAAGCTATtacaacttgataaaaagatgaaaatagacatgttattgaataatgtaaaattttatcattagatgttgataaattatatatatttattaaaaatatattaatacattattattatatgtattatatatgttatatataaatataatagttatatatatataacagttcGATTAGCCATGTCAACAGCATGGAGGAAAAGTACAAATGGAGGAGATGAGGGCGACGGACGACCAACGACACAATGGGAGCAGTTGTCGATGGCGGCTGATGCGGGCGATGGCCTCCAGGAAGCAGCTCGTGGGGGTGATGGTGGCGACAGCCGGAAGAGCTGAAGAAAAAGGCGGCAGGAGatagaggttgaagaagaagggcaTGGCTAGAAATTAGCAAAAGATGAgggtaaaatagtaaaatactTGGTCAACCCAATTTATAAATAACCAACGTTTTGCAAAAGCTAACTCCCAATAGCTTTTTGCAAAATGCTGTAATAGTAACGTTTACTTAGCTTAAACGGAAGTGCACCCAAATACTTCACCAATTTTTCTTAACAGCTTGTAAGTTGTATAACAGCTTATAAGCGGCCAAACCATTTTGCCAAATGAGCCCTTAATCCTCTCTCCTTTCCCTTTCCTTGCAAGTGCCATCAGCGGATTACAAGTTTCAACTTTGAGCAAACTTTTATCTTTAGTCCATCTGaccaaatttgaaaattagCCACACCACCCACGTTGTGGCTCAAGCTCATCCATTGACATCTGTCACtgatacataatatatttataaatgatatgAGTTGGATGGTGAGTTGAGTCGTAATTGAGAAGTCGGATATGAATTCGTAAAGTTTGACTTGTATTCCTTGCAAAGAAAATATCAGTGTAACGGTCTTAAGACTtgacaaatatattttaagattaacagataacatatatatagaaaggtTTTTCAATGTTGTCTGTAGACTAAGGATAGACATATTTTGGGATTGTCTCGTCAAATCTCTAATCATGAGTTGAAGAATGAGATAATTTGTGAGTTGACATGTAAATCATAAACTTGTACTCTAATTTAGATTCAACTTTTGTTTTTCATGATGAAATGGTGGTGGGACTTTAATAATGAACCATCAAATTACAACATTGTGACGTGTCTTCTTAATTTGCCACTTTGTCTGGCATAATAAGTGTAAATTTCTAAATTAGAGTCACATTAAGGCATTGGACTTGGGCTGTCCTAGTACGGCAAGCCTAGAGACGGTCTTGTGCAAAATGACCAGCCCAGGAGAATGTTCCCTTAGTGATGCTGAATGGGCCGATGGAGAACCCTTGTCGCCTAAGAATGTTCCCAAATCCTGCTGTTGGAGGAATTCCTCCTGCTTGAGGGTCCAGAGCTAGTAGCATCATGGGTTTCGGGTGGCGACCCAATTCCGAAATGGGCCCCACTTAATACCATAAGTTAGCCTCGACCTCATCAGTTCCATTCAGCCATCTTCCCTTTGCTTGAAACAAGTCATAACGACATTTTTGCTGCCTAAAAAATTGCAACTTATCAATTGCCTTTTCTTGCGAACTATACTCTTTTTCAGATGTGAGAGCTCATCTTACTTAGGTGATCATAATGATATTATCTGTTGTCTTTTATTGGGATtgggatttttttatttgaaattttattttggccTTGTATCTTTATTGTCGAAAATTTGAGTTGGGTGGAGGTGGAAATCCCATTCCCACTCCCATCCTACCCTACTGAATGTATATCCAAGAATAGAGTAGGGTTTTCAACTCAAATTTTagactaaaaatcatttttctctAATTACTTTACATATTCGATGTACACTTACAAGAAGCATCGATCATACATTGATTGCCTTTAATCTTTCGGCCGAAACCTACATCAACCTTTAAAAATAGTGTTGTAGATGCAGTTCGGACGAAATCATTTATTTGTTGAGCTGTTTTAATGATTTACTTCCAGAATGCAATTAATTTCTGATAGTTCTGAAATAGGTTCTCCGTATGGGTTTATTCTATCCAATGCTTTTGGTTACAGATGTGTATCCTCCACCACTCCGTTCTTGGTATGTAACTTTCAAACTTTACATCGTGAAGTTACTTTGTGGTGAATtactctatttatttatttatttgacacATAAGTATTTTACATCACTCTCAAGATTTCTTAGATTGTTTTCTGAATTTGCTCCAAATGAATGATTATTGATAGTAGATCttagagaaaaggaagaaaataatactGTGTGAAACCATTGATTTTGTAGCTATAAGTTAGTTTTCTGAAGTTATTTTGAGCATGAGTCATTGTATCTTTTGTTCCCTCACGCCATTCTAGTCTTTATCTTAATCGCCtactttattttctcatttgagtTCTCTACATGCAGTGATCAGAAGGGCGCAAATGTATCAAGAATACATGAAGCAGCTTCCAATTCCCACCCACCGCGGTTCACTTGTTCCATTTACCTCATGGACAGGATTAGCCAAATCCATTAAGCTCTTATACGGGCAACCCCTGCATTACCTCACCAACATTCACCTAATGCAGTTGGACAAAATGAGAATTGGCAGTGAGGATGAAGATAAACCATTAGATATAATCATTCATCCCTGTAAAGCGGAAGCCAGCATTTGGCTGACTGAAGAAGTTCATAGGCTCACCACTTCTCATCATCATCTAGCAAAGCTCTGGCTCGCTGATCCAACGTCCCATGCTTATACTGATCCCATTTTCCCCAAACTATGAACATGACATGGGAAACTATTACTTCCAGCCCTAGTGCTTGTTTGTAAATTTCatatgttctttttcttttctcttcttaagACTTGTATGGAACCTCTCTATGGATCATTGTATTGAATAACGTGGTGCTTAGTTTTTCAATTCACTTCTGGCACTTACTAATTTCTGGCTACTGGGAAtgacatcaatttttttttggggagaTTTTCTTACTCGTacaaatgttatttttgttcaaattgAAACGATAAAAAATCTGGCATTCCTGGCAGAACTTTCAGGAATATGTTTTAGAAGATTGAATTAATgaatatttgttgtatttaactATCACCAATAATCATTGCAAGAACATGGGCCTTGCCAGAAGAAGTGAAACCGGTTGTTATCTCGAACAACAATCTTCCTATCATATACTTTTGACACCAACTTTGCAAATGAGTGGCAATCAGAGCATATCCTGAGGTTCTTAACTACCCTAATAGGCATTCCTGGACTTGTGCTAAGAAGCCCAAAGGCCATGGCCAGTTTCTCATTGTGTCGACTAACCAAGaattctttatcttcttcatcaacatgCAGCAGAACATTTGTTATGTCAGGAACATGACCGGCGTCCCTGAGTCTGCAGCTCATCTCAGTCAGCATCGTGGCAATGCTGGCCATTTCTGGGTGGGATTCATCCCCAGAGGTGAACTAGTGAACTACTCCTTTGATTGCGATTGAGCTCGATCCAGGTACTTTGTTGACCCCTTTCTCCTTCATCTGTAGCCTCACTCTCGCAACATCAGTCCATTTACCAGCAGAAGCATATATGTTTGACAGAAGAACGTGGATTTCACTCCTGCAATCGCCCGATTTGGTTATCCTGTCGGCTGCATAGACTGTCATTCTGTCATTTTTGTGGGTTCTGCAAGCAGCTAGAAGGGCTCTCCAGATCACATTTTTTGGCTCCATTGGCATGCCCTTTATAAGATTGAGAGCTTCATTTAACAACCCGGCTCGGCCAAGTAAATCGACCATGCAGCCATAGTGAACGATTTGTGGGGAGATTCCATAAGTTCCCTTCATTGACTGGAAGATATGCAGGCCTTGATCCACCAACCCAGCACGGCTGCATGCTGAGGACCTCTTCAAACACAACTCCATCAGGTTTGAGCCCTCGCTTCAGCACTTCACCAAAAAGCTCCACATAATGTGTCCATAAGGGTGCATCCAATGCACGAGGCTCCCTAATTTATGAGGATTGGGGGAATGTTGTCTTTGGACGTACCGTTACCCTAaccaaattttatattaaattcaatttcaactatatttatctaaatactCATACTGGCATGCACAGTGAACACCACCTATGGTGGTCGGAGATGTCAGATCCAGACCAGGAGAATGAGAGGCCGGCGGTGTTGGGGACGCCGGAGATGGTGGTCGTTGCTGGTGAAGAGCGACGGCGGCAGCACCACGACGTCACGCCGGAGGTGAggaggcagagagagagagaggggaataTGTATGTCAGATCCAAACCAGGCGAATGAGAGGCCGGCGGTGTTGGGGACGCCAGAGATGGTGGTCGTCGCCGGCGGTTGCTGGAGAAGACGACGCGGCTGCGGCTAGAGGAAGCCGGCGGTTGCTGGAGAAGGCGACGCAGCGGCGGAGGCGAGACGGATCCGGCGGTTGCTGGAGACGCGGCGGCGGAGGTGAAGAGACAGAGAGGGGGGGaggtcgagagagagaggggaacaTGTGGGGGAGCAGGGCCAATTTGGCAGGGATTCAAAATATTTGGGCGTCCAAATTATCGCGATAATGTCAAAATATCGCGACAATTTGGAGTTGTCAACCAAATTGTCAAGGAAATTGGCCGTGTAGCATAATCCTCCTTACACATATGCACCGTGTTCCCCGCCAAGCACCTCTGGACAATGTCTTCTGCCTCCAACTCCAACTACTGCTGTTCGTTGCTCAAGCTCTTCTGTGAAGCCCACAACCAAATCCAAGCAAAGAAGCTTCACTGCTTTGTTCTCAAAACAGTCACAAACCCTGAAACTTTTCTCTGGAACAATTTCATCAGCTCGTACTATAAGTTGGGCAACTTAACGTATGCAAGACATGTGTTCGATCTAATTCCTCAACCGAACCTCTTCTCCTGGAACACCATCCTCTCAGCTTACTCCAAGTCTGGGCATGTTTCCGAGATGCACGAAATCTTCAATCGAATGCCACGCCGAGATGGGGTTTCTTGGAATGCAGTCATTTCGTGTTACGCGTGTTACGGGTCGTTTAAGGAGTCTCTGAAGGTCTATAGGTTGATGTTGAAGGATGGGCCTATGAATTTGAATCGTATTACATTCTCAACAATGCTTATATTGTCATCGAATCAGGGTTCTATTGATTCGGGTAGACAATTGCATGGGCAGATAGTCAAGTTTGGTTTTGAGTCATATGTTTTTGTGGGTAGTCCATTGGTTGATATGTACTCAAAAGCAGGGTGGATTGTTGATGCGAAGCGTGTGTATGATGAATTGCCCGAGAGGAACCTGGTTACCTGTAATACAATGATAATGGGTTTTCTGAGGTCTGGGATGGTTGAAGAATCGAAGCGTTTGTTTTACAGCATGGCGGAAAaggattcaatttcatggaCAACGATGATTACTGGACTTGCACAGAATGGATTGGACATTGAAGCTGTTGATATTTTCAGGAACATGAGGTCTGAAGGCTTGAGAATTGATCAGTTTACTTTTGGAAGCATATTGACAGCTTGTGGTGCTCTTTTGGCCTTGAAAGAAGGCAGGCAGATCCATGCTTTTATAATTAGGACAGATTTTGCGGATAATGTTTTTGTTGGTAGCGCCCTTGTTGACATGTATTCCAAGTGTAGGAGCATAGCATATGCAgaaagagttttcaaaagaatgAGCTGCAAAAACGTTGTATCGTGGACTGCAATGGTAGTAGGCTATGGCCAAAATGGATATAGTGAAGAAGCTGTTCAGATCTTCCATGAAATGCAAAGAGCTGGGATAGAGCCAGATGATGTTACCCTAGGAAGTGTAATTAGCTCATGTGCTAATCTTGCGAGCCTAGAAGAGGGTGCCCAATTCCATGGTCGAGCTTTGGTTTCAGGATTGATTTCCTTTATTACAGTTTGTAACGCACTTGTTACGCTTTATGGTAAATGTGGGAGCATAGAAGAGTCGCATCATTTGTTCAACGAAATGAAGTTTAGGGATGAAGTCTCTTGGACTGCACTGGTCTCCGGGTATTCCCAGTTTGGAAAAGCCAATGAAACAATTGAGTTGTTTGAAAAAATGATGGCTTATGGTCTACAACCTGACGAAGTTACTTTCGTTGGGGTTCTTTCAGCTTGCAGTAGGGCAGGCCTAGTTGAGAAAGGGTGTCATTATTTTGATTCAATGGTAGA
It contains:
- the LOC127797257 gene encoding putative pentatricopeptide repeat-containing protein At1g68930: MSSASNSNYCCSLLKLFCEAHNQIQAKKLHCFVLKTVTNPETFLWNNFISSYYKLGNLTYARHVFDLIPQPNLFSWNTILSAYSKSGHVSEMHEIFNRMPRRDGVSWNAVISCYACYGSFKESLKVYRLMLKDGPMNLNRITFSTMLILSSNQGSIDSGRQLHGQIVKFGFESYVFVGSPLVDMYSKAGWIVDAKRVYDELPERNLVTCNTMIMGFLRSGMVEESKRLFYSMAEKDSISWTTMITGLAQNGLDIEAVDIFRNMRSEGLRIDQFTFGSILTACGALLALKEGRQIHAFIIRTDFADNVFVGSALVDMYSKCRSIAYAERVFKRMSCKNVVSWTAMVVGYGQNGYSEEAVQIFHEMQRAGIEPDDVTLGSVISSCANLASLEEGAQFHGRALVSGLISFITVCNALVTLYGKCGSIEESHHLFNEMKFRDEVSWTALVSGYSQFGKANETIELFEKMMAYGLQPDEVTFVGVLSACSRAGLVEKGCHYFDSMVEHGITPIQDHYTCMIDLFSRAGRLEEAISFISKMPCSPDAIGWATLLSSCRVHGNIEIGKWAAEFLIELEPQNPAIYVLLSSMYAAKEKWDEVAHLRRGMRDLGIRKEPGYSWIKYKGQVHAFRADDKSNPHSDQIYAELEKLYCKMIEEGYVPDMTSVLHNVEQSEKIKMLNHHSEKLAIAFGLIFIPPGMPIRVVKNLRVCGDCHNATKFISKITGREILVRDAARYHLIKDGICSCGDFW